Proteins from one Chitinophaga oryzae genomic window:
- the xylA gene encoding xylose isomerase, with product MSITLGNHEYFKGIGQIRYEGPESDNPLAYRWYDENRLIAGKSMKELFRFAVSYWHTFCGTGGDPFGPGTKHFPWLVATDAVQSAKDKMDAAFEFITKLGLPYYCFHDIDLVDEGATIAEYESRMQQIVDYAKQKQDVSGVKLLWGTANVFSNPRYMNGAATNPDFAALAYAGTQVKNALDATIALKGENYVFWGGREGYMTLLNTNMKREQEHLAQFLTIARDYARKQGFKGTFFIEPKPCEPTKHQYDYDSATVIGFLRHYGLDKDFKLNIEVNHATLAGHTFQHELQVAADAGMLGSIDANRGDYQNGWDTDQFPTHLNELVESMLVILEAGGFAGGGVNFDAKTRRNSTDLEDIFHAHIGGIDAFARAAIIAEKVLTKTAYKKFRADRYASFDSGNGKAFEEGRLTLEDLRNIAAANGEPAQISGKQEWLENMINNCI from the coding sequence ATGAGCATTACACTAGGAAATCACGAGTATTTTAAAGGCATTGGGCAGATCCGCTACGAAGGGCCGGAATCAGACAACCCGCTGGCCTACCGCTGGTATGACGAAAACCGCCTCATCGCCGGCAAATCCATGAAAGAACTGTTCCGCTTCGCGGTAAGCTACTGGCACACCTTCTGCGGCACCGGCGGCGACCCCTTCGGCCCAGGCACCAAACACTTCCCCTGGCTGGTAGCCACAGACGCTGTTCAAAGCGCAAAGGATAAAATGGATGCCGCTTTCGAATTTATCACCAAACTGGGACTGCCTTATTATTGTTTCCACGACATAGACCTGGTGGACGAAGGCGCTACCATCGCCGAATACGAAAGCAGGATGCAGCAGATCGTGGATTACGCCAAACAGAAACAGGACGTCAGCGGCGTGAAACTGCTCTGGGGCACAGCCAACGTGTTCAGCAATCCCCGCTACATGAACGGAGCAGCCACCAATCCGGATTTTGCCGCGCTGGCTTATGCCGGCACACAGGTTAAAAACGCGCTCGACGCCACCATCGCACTGAAAGGAGAGAACTATGTTTTCTGGGGCGGCCGCGAAGGTTATATGACCCTGCTCAATACCAACATGAAAAGAGAACAGGAACACCTGGCGCAATTCCTGACCATCGCCCGCGATTATGCCCGTAAACAAGGCTTCAAAGGCACTTTCTTTATCGAACCGAAACCCTGCGAGCCTACCAAACATCAGTATGACTACGATAGTGCCACTGTTATCGGTTTCCTGCGCCATTACGGACTGGACAAAGATTTTAAACTGAATATAGAAGTGAACCACGCCACCCTGGCCGGCCATACCTTCCAGCATGAGCTGCAGGTGGCTGCCGATGCCGGAATGCTGGGCAGCATCGACGCCAACCGCGGCGATTATCAGAACGGCTGGGACACCGACCAGTTCCCCACCCATCTCAATGAACTGGTGGAAAGCATGCTCGTTATCCTCGAAGCAGGCGGCTTCGCCGGCGGCGGCGTTAACTTCGACGCTAAAACCCGCCGTAACTCCACCGATCTGGAAGATATCTTCCACGCACACATCGGTGGCATCGACGCCTTCGCCAGGGCCGCCATCATCGCTGAAAAAGTACTGACGAAAACAGCCTATAAAAAATTCAGGGCAGACCGCTACGCCTCTTTCGATTCCGGCAACGGGAAAGCCTTCGAAGAGGGCAGGCTCACCCTGGAAGACCTGCGTAATATCGCCGCCGCTAACGGAGAACCCGCCCAGATCAGCGGCAAGCAGGAATGGCTCGAAAATATGATCAACAACTGTATTTAA
- a CDS encoding xylulokinase → MYFIGYDIGSSSIKAALLDADTGRCLATATSPSREMPIVVPHPGWAEQDPESWWQEVVNATALLRRQHAFDPAMIKGIGIAYQMHGLVCVDKDMQVLRPAIIWCDSRAVETGRKAFSALGESYCLSHLLNSPGNFTASKLRWIHENEPQVYERIHKVMLPGDFIALKLTGEATTTVSGLSEGTFWDFPGNAVSSQLLDYYQISPQLLSAIVPTFGIQGQLTAAAAETLQLAPGTPVTYRAGDQPNNAFSLNVLEPGEAATTAGTSGVVYAVHDQHTFDRESRVNTFVHVNNDAQHTRDGVLMCLNGTGIANSWLRNMIGDISYTDMNEMAAQAPPGADGLRVFPFGNGAERILGNKSTGATVSGLDFNRHQRAHMLRAVQEGIVFGLNYGLDIMTDMGLGIHRMRAGHANMFLSPLFREAFANTANVVIELYNTDGAQGAARGAAVGAGYLSVKEAFRGMECLAVIEPDNRLRDHYTEAYSHWLSGLHSLLANG, encoded by the coding sequence ATGTATTTTATTGGTTACGATATCGGCTCGTCTTCTATTAAAGCCGCACTACTGGACGCAGACACCGGCCGTTGCCTGGCAACGGCCACCAGTCCGTCCCGTGAGATGCCCATTGTAGTGCCGCATCCCGGCTGGGCGGAACAGGACCCGGAAAGCTGGTGGCAGGAGGTGGTGAACGCCACCGCGCTCCTGCGCCGGCAGCACGCTTTTGATCCTGCCATGATAAAAGGGATCGGCATTGCCTACCAGATGCATGGCCTCGTGTGCGTCGACAAAGACATGCAGGTGCTGCGCCCCGCCATTATCTGGTGCGACAGCCGCGCGGTAGAAACAGGACGCAAAGCATTCTCCGCACTGGGAGAATCCTATTGCCTCTCTCACCTGCTTAACTCCCCCGGCAATTTTACCGCTTCCAAACTGCGATGGATACACGAAAACGAACCGCAGGTGTACGAACGGATCCATAAGGTAATGCTGCCTGGTGATTTTATCGCCCTGAAGCTCACCGGTGAAGCTACTACCACGGTATCCGGCCTCTCCGAGGGCACGTTCTGGGATTTCCCGGGTAATGCTGTCAGCAGCCAGCTGCTGGACTACTACCAGATCAGCCCGCAGCTGCTGTCGGCCATAGTGCCTACTTTTGGCATACAGGGCCAGCTTACCGCCGCAGCTGCTGAGACTTTACAACTGGCGCCCGGCACACCGGTCACCTACCGAGCCGGCGACCAGCCCAACAACGCTTTTTCACTCAACGTGCTCGAACCCGGCGAAGCAGCTACCACCGCCGGCACCTCCGGCGTAGTATATGCCGTTCACGACCAGCATACCTTCGATCGCGAAAGCCGCGTCAATACTTTTGTGCATGTGAACAACGACGCGCAGCATACCCGCGACGGCGTGCTCATGTGCCTCAATGGCACCGGCATCGCCAACTCCTGGCTACGCAACATGATCGGCGATATCAGTTACACCGACATGAACGAAATGGCAGCACAGGCCCCGCCGGGAGCCGATGGCTTGCGGGTATTCCCCTTTGGCAACGGCGCAGAGAGAATACTGGGCAACAAAAGCACCGGCGCTACCGTCAGCGGTCTTGATTTCAACCGGCATCAACGGGCGCACATGCTGAGGGCCGTGCAGGAAGGCATCGTCTTCGGACTGAATTACGGCCTCGACATCATGACGGACATGGGCCTCGGCATACACCGTATGCGCGCCGGTCATGCCAATATGTTCCTCAGCCCGCTCTTCCGGGAAGCTTTTGCTAACACGGCCAATGTAGTCATCGAACTATATAATACAGACGGGGCGCAGGGCGCAGCAAGAGGAGCCGCCGTCGGCGCCGGTTACCTGTCTGTCAAAGAAGCCTTCAGAGGCATGGAATGTCTCGCAGTAATTGAACCGGATAACCGGCTCCGCGACCACTATACAGAAGCATACAGCCACTGGCTGTCTGGCCTGCATTCATTGCTGGCTAACGGTTAA
- a CDS encoding sodium/sugar symporter, producing MQPNLLHYVDYLVFLVYFVIVAGYGYYIYQKKKKATTDSKDFFLAEGSLTWWAIGASLIASNISAEQFIGMSGSGFSMGLAISTYEWMAAATLIVVAVFFLPIYLKNKIYTMPQFLERRYNQTVSTIMAVFWLLLYVVVNLTSILYLGALAINKISGIDFYVCMVALSFFAVLITLGGMKVIGYTDVIQVFFLILGGLATTYLALDLVAQHFGESGVMKGFSLLHQHADDHFHMIFKKEDAHYLDLPGLSILVGGMWIVNLNYWGCNQYITQRALGADLKTARSGLLFAGFLKLLMPIIVVLPGIAAYVLYQQGQFHTEMMQGGSLNPDNAYPVLLNLLPSGLKGLAFAALTAAVVASLAGKANSISTIFTLDIYKKIYHKEADEQKVVRVGRVTVIVAMVLAIVLSNFLGIDKKGGFQFIQEYTGFVSPGVFAMFIMGFFWKRTTSNAALFAMIVGLLMSFVLKFLPNWVDLQPLYQFGWAAPNAAGVYEMAFIDRMGIVFVICVVGMIIISLADPSSKKNPKGLEIDSSMFKTAMPFTIGALFIIGILIALYTVYW from the coding sequence ATGCAACCAAACTTACTTCACTACGTCGATTACCTGGTATTCCTGGTATATTTTGTAATAGTGGCCGGCTACGGGTATTATATCTACCAGAAAAAGAAGAAGGCGACAACAGACTCCAAAGACTTTTTCCTGGCGGAAGGCTCCCTTACCTGGTGGGCGATCGGCGCTTCCCTCATTGCCTCCAATATCTCTGCGGAACAGTTCATCGGTATGTCCGGCTCCGGTTTCTCCATGGGCCTGGCTATCTCCACCTATGAATGGATGGCGGCGGCCACGCTGATCGTGGTAGCGGTCTTTTTTCTTCCTATCTACCTGAAAAATAAGATCTATACAATGCCCCAGTTCCTGGAACGCCGGTACAACCAAACGGTGAGTACGATCATGGCGGTGTTCTGGCTGTTGCTGTACGTGGTGGTAAACCTCACGTCCATCCTTTACCTGGGCGCATTGGCGATCAATAAAATCTCCGGTATCGATTTCTACGTCTGCATGGTGGCGCTGTCTTTTTTTGCGGTGCTCATCACCCTCGGCGGTATGAAAGTGATCGGTTATACAGACGTTATCCAGGTATTCTTCCTCATCCTGGGCGGTCTGGCTACCACCTACCTGGCGCTGGACCTCGTGGCGCAGCACTTCGGCGAAAGCGGTGTAATGAAAGGCTTCAGCCTCCTCCATCAGCATGCGGACGACCACTTCCATATGATCTTCAAAAAAGAGGACGCCCACTACCTCGACCTGCCGGGATTAAGTATACTGGTAGGGGGTATGTGGATCGTGAACCTCAACTACTGGGGGTGTAACCAGTACATCACGCAACGCGCGCTGGGCGCCGATCTGAAAACCGCCCGCAGCGGCCTGCTGTTTGCCGGCTTCCTCAAACTGCTCATGCCTATCATCGTGGTGCTGCCGGGTATTGCGGCTTATGTGCTGTACCAGCAGGGCCAGTTCCACACAGAGATGATGCAGGGCGGCTCCCTGAACCCGGACAACGCTTATCCTGTGCTGCTCAACCTGCTGCCCAGTGGCCTGAAGGGCCTGGCCTTCGCGGCACTCACCGCTGCGGTGGTGGCCTCGCTGGCAGGTAAAGCCAACAGTATCTCCACCATTTTTACTTTGGATATTTATAAGAAGATATATCATAAAGAGGCCGATGAACAGAAAGTGGTGCGGGTAGGGCGTGTGACGGTGATCGTCGCCATGGTGCTCGCTATCGTCCTGTCCAACTTCCTCGGTATCGACAAAAAAGGCGGTTTCCAGTTTATCCAGGAATATACCGGCTTCGTATCCCCGGGCGTATTTGCCATGTTCATCATGGGCTTCTTCTGGAAACGGACCACTTCCAACGCCGCCCTCTTTGCGATGATCGTCGGACTGCTGATGTCTTTTGTGCTGAAGTTCCTGCCCAACTGGGTAGACCTGCAGCCCCTCTACCAGTTTGGCTGGGCCGCCCCCAACGCGGCAGGCGTTTATGAAATGGCTTTCATCGACCGTATGGGTATTGTGTTCGTGATCTGTGTAGTAGGTATGATCATCATTTCCCTCGCTGATCCTTCCAGCAAAAAAAATCCGAAAGGACTGGAAATCGACAGCAGCATGTTTAAAACTGCCATGCCGTTCACTATCGGCGCATTGTTCATCATCGGTATCCTCATTGCGCTGTATACCGTTTATTGGTAA
- a CDS encoding NAD(P)/FAD-dependent oxidoreductase — translation MLSYWEKQSLLQYDYIIAGSGIVGLSAAISLREREPAARVLVLEREVLPTGASTKNAGFACIGSLTEILADLQTMPAEAVLELVAMRRAGLQLLRRRLGDDRIGYRENGSYELIGAREEWALHQLDEVNRMLAGILGETPAFSLATHKIAPFGFAPGHVKAMVSNNHEGELHTGKMMRALIDKTIAMGVEIKTGCPVTRIEDLRSGVNVMVTHHLLKEEVVFRARKLLVCTNAFTRQLLPELEVTPGRGQVLITGPIPGLPFKGIFHLEEGYFYFRELDGRVLLGGGRQLDFSGETSTEFRYNDRIQHELEEMLRHLILPGRPFTIADRWTGIMAFGSTKQPIVRAHSGNIILGVRMGGMGVAIGSLIGDKIAAMALQ, via the coding sequence ATGTTAAGCTATTGGGAGAAGCAAAGCCTGCTTCAGTACGACTATATCATCGCCGGAAGCGGCATCGTAGGCCTCTCTGCGGCCATCAGCCTGCGGGAACGGGAGCCAGCCGCCCGGGTGCTGGTGCTGGAAAGAGAGGTGCTGCCTACCGGGGCCAGCACCAAAAATGCCGGCTTCGCCTGTATCGGCAGCCTGACCGAAATACTGGCCGACCTGCAGACCATGCCCGCAGAAGCGGTGCTGGAGCTGGTGGCTATGCGGCGGGCCGGCCTGCAACTGCTCCGCCGTCGCCTCGGCGACGACCGGATCGGCTACCGGGAAAACGGAAGCTATGAACTGATCGGCGCCCGGGAAGAATGGGCACTCCATCAGTTGGACGAGGTCAACCGTATGCTGGCCGGCATACTCGGCGAAACGCCCGCTTTCTCCCTGGCCACTCATAAAATTGCGCCATTCGGATTTGCACCGGGCCATGTAAAGGCCATGGTCAGCAATAATCATGAAGGGGAACTGCATACCGGGAAAATGATGCGTGCACTCATCGATAAAACGATCGCCATGGGGGTGGAGATAAAAACCGGCTGCCCTGTTACCCGCATTGAAGACCTGCGCTCCGGGGTGAATGTGATGGTCACCCATCACCTCCTGAAAGAAGAAGTGGTGTTCCGTGCCCGGAAGCTGCTGGTATGTACCAATGCTTTTACCCGGCAGCTGTTGCCGGAGCTGGAAGTCACCCCGGGAAGGGGACAGGTGCTCATCACCGGGCCTATCCCAGGCCTGCCTTTTAAAGGCATTTTCCACCTGGAAGAAGGTTATTTCTATTTCCGTGAGCTCGATGGCCGCGTACTGCTCGGTGGCGGGCGCCAACTGGATTTTTCCGGCGAAACCTCCACCGAGTTCCGCTACAACGACCGTATCCAGCACGAACTGGAGGAAATGCTGCGCCACCTGATACTCCCCGGGCGGCCTTTTACCATCGCCGACCGGTGGACCGGCATTATGGCCTTCGGCAGCACCAAACAACCGATCGTGCGCGCCCATTCCGGGAATATTATTCTCGGGGTCCGCATGGGCGGTATGGGCGTGGCAATAGGGTCGCTCATAGGAGATAAAATAGCGGCCATGGCGCTGCAGTGA
- a CDS encoding NAD(P)-dependent alcohol dehydrogenase — protein sequence MIDTQAYAAQSATSPLGPWNFQRREVGPHDVQIEILYCGVCHSDIHQVRDEWGGSVYPMVPGHEIVGRIVKTGDHVTKFKVGDLAGIGCFVDSCRECTPCRAGEEQYCEKGNASTYNGTEMDRKTLTYGGYSTQIVTDEKYTLKISDKLPLEGVAPLLCAGITTYSPLRHWKVGKGHKVGVLGLGGLGHMAVKLAHSMGAEVTMLSTSPSKEADAKKLGAHHFALIKDKEQMKSLRNTFDFIINTVSAPHDYNQFLRLLTLDGVMICLGIPPEPSTVPAFNLIMGRRSIAGSLIGGIRETQEMLDYCAEHNIVSDVEVIDIKDINTAYDRMMKGDVKYRFVIDIASLRK from the coding sequence ATGATTGATACCCAAGCTTATGCAGCACAAAGTGCTACTTCGCCTCTCGGTCCGTGGAACTTTCAGCGGAGAGAGGTCGGTCCCCACGATGTACAGATTGAAATCCTTTATTGTGGCGTATGTCATTCAGATATTCACCAGGTACGGGATGAATGGGGCGGTTCCGTGTACCCGATGGTGCCCGGCCATGAGATCGTGGGCCGTATCGTGAAAACAGGCGACCATGTCACCAAATTCAAGGTAGGCGACCTGGCGGGCATCGGCTGTTTTGTGGATTCCTGCCGGGAATGTACCCCCTGCCGGGCCGGAGAAGAACAATACTGCGAGAAAGGCAACGCCAGCACTTACAACGGCACCGAGATGGACCGTAAAACGCTGACCTACGGCGGCTATTCCACGCAGATCGTGACAGATGAAAAATATACGTTAAAAATTTCTGACAAGCTGCCCCTCGAAGGTGTAGCACCGCTGCTCTGCGCCGGTATCACTACCTACTCCCCGCTGCGTCACTGGAAAGTAGGCAAAGGGCATAAGGTAGGCGTACTCGGGCTGGGCGGCCTCGGGCATATGGCAGTTAAACTGGCCCATTCCATGGGCGCCGAAGTGACCATGCTGAGCACCTCTCCTTCCAAAGAGGCAGACGCCAAAAAGCTGGGAGCACATCACTTCGCCCTGATCAAAGACAAGGAGCAGATGAAAAGCCTGCGCAACACTTTTGACTTCATCATCAATACCGTATCCGCCCCGCACGACTATAACCAGTTCCTTCGGCTGCTGACGCTCGACGGCGTGATGATCTGTCTGGGCATACCGCCGGAGCCTTCCACTGTGCCCGCATTCAACCTTATTATGGGGCGCCGCAGTATCGCCGGTTCGCTGATAGGCGGTATCCGGGAAACACAGGAGATGCTGGACTACTGCGCCGAGCATAATATTGTCAGTGATGTGGAAGTTATTGATATCAAAGATATCAATACTGCGTATGACCGTATGATGAAAGGTGATGTGAAATATCGTTTTGTGATAGATATCGCTAGTCTGAGAAAATAA
- the ilvA gene encoding threonine ammonia-lyase IlvA has translation MSSNVISGVSPLNILDASVKLKPVVNRTPLTYSATLSRRYNCDVYLKREDMQIVRSYKLRGAYNLISSLPADLLAKGVTCASAGNHAQGFAYACKAMNIKGVVFMPIITPKQKVNQVNMFGGDNIEIRLTGDTFDDCSAEAQAFTAASGMTFIPPFDNAKIVEGQGTVAVEILEDQNNIDYLFVPVGGGGLAAGAGTYFKTYSPKTRIIGVEPEGAPSMTRAFENGGPVTLDEIERFVDGAAVKRVGALNYEVCREVLDKMHLVPEGMVCSTILKLYNEDAIVVEPAGALSITALQDHAEEIKGKKVVCIISGSNNDIDRMQEIKERSLLYEGLKHYFIVRFAQRPGALREFLNHILGPNDDITRFEFIQKHNKETGPALVGIELKCREDYDTLIANFRKYNFQFTELNKDDNLFGYLV, from the coding sequence ATGTCCTCTAATGTAATATCTGGCGTTAGCCCGCTCAATATCCTCGATGCGTCGGTGAAATTGAAGCCTGTGGTGAACCGCACCCCGTTGACTTATAGCGCTACGCTCTCCCGTCGCTATAACTGTGATGTATATCTGAAAAGAGAGGATATGCAGATTGTACGCTCCTACAAACTCCGCGGCGCCTATAATCTGATCAGCAGCCTGCCTGCCGATCTGCTGGCTAAAGGCGTTACCTGCGCCAGCGCCGGTAACCATGCACAGGGTTTTGCCTATGCCTGTAAAGCCATGAACATCAAAGGCGTGGTTTTCATGCCGATCATCACACCAAAGCAAAAAGTAAATCAGGTCAATATGTTCGGCGGCGATAACATCGAAATACGCCTCACCGGCGACACCTTCGATGACTGCTCCGCCGAAGCTCAGGCCTTCACCGCCGCCAGCGGCATGACCTTCATTCCCCCCTTCGATAATGCTAAAATCGTGGAAGGACAAGGCACCGTGGCCGTAGAAATTCTGGAAGACCAGAACAACATCGATTATTTATTTGTACCCGTAGGAGGTGGCGGCCTCGCCGCAGGCGCAGGCACCTACTTCAAAACCTATAGCCCTAAAACCCGCATTATCGGCGTAGAACCGGAAGGCGCTCCTTCTATGACGCGCGCTTTCGAAAACGGCGGCCCGGTAACCCTGGATGAAATCGAACGTTTCGTGGACGGCGCCGCTGTGAAAAGAGTAGGGGCGCTCAACTACGAAGTATGCCGCGAAGTGCTGGATAAAATGCACCTCGTTCCGGAAGGCATGGTATGCTCCACCATCCTCAAGCTGTATAATGAAGACGCTATCGTGGTAGAACCTGCCGGCGCGCTCTCTATCACCGCCCTTCAGGACCACGCGGAAGAAATCAAAGGGAAAAAAGTGGTCTGCATCATCAGCGGCAGCAATAACGATATCGACCGTATGCAGGAAATAAAGGAACGCTCACTCCTCTACGAAGGGCTGAAACACTACTTTATCGTCCGCTTTGCACAACGTCCGGGCGCACTCAGGGAATTCCTGAACCATATTCTCGGCCCCAACGACGATATCACCCGCTTTGAATTTATTCAGAAACATAATAAGGAAACAGGCCCCGCATTGGTCGGCATAGAGCTGAAATGCAGGGAGGATTATGATACCCTCATCGCCAATTTCCGGAAATATAATTTCCAATTTACCGAATTGAATAAAGACGATAACCTGTTTGGTTATCTGGTTTAG